The Streptomyces sp. NBC_01439 genome contains the following window.
GACCGGCTTGAAGTCGGCCTCGAAGATCGGCTCCAGCACCAGCTTCAGCGCGGCCTGGACGACCCGGTCGGCGATCACGGGAATCCCCAGCCGCCGAACCTTCCCCGACCCGCCTGGTTTGGGAATCTTGCGTTCCCGCACCGGTAGCGGCCGGAACGAGCCCTGCCTGAGCTGGGCCCGTAGGTCGTCCAAGAATCCGGCGACCCCGAATCGCTCCTCAACGTCGGCGGCCGTCAGGCCGTCCACGCCGGGAGTGCGGGCTCCCCGGTTGCCGGCGACCCGGTCGAACGCCGCGATCAGCGTCGCCGGGTCGTGCACGAGGTTGAACAGATCATCGAACCGGCGGCCGGGATCGGCCGCCGCCCAACGGTGAAGCTTGGCCTGCATCTCCGATACCCGCTGGCGTGGACCCACCAGGTCCGCCTCCAGCAGAGCGCCGCTGTTCAGCGGTGCGTCTTTCGGCATTGCAGTCTCCATCCCTTCTCGATACCGCTGCCGCCCTTCCCCATGTGCGCGGGCTCTCCCCGGCTCGGAGTACTACGGCGGCTCCGCCCCACCCGGACCGTTCGGCGGTCGATGCGCCTATCCCCAACCGGGCACTGGCTGTGCACGACAGGGGAGTTGAGAACAGGTGGTTCCCGTGTTCACTGCGATTCGCTCGTTGGAGTAGGAGCCCGACTGTGTCCCTGCGGCATCGCCACGAGTACGCCGTAGACCTTCCTCGTGGCCTCCCGAACGGCTTCGAAATACCGGTCAAGGAGTTCCTCACTGCCACCAGGCAGCGAGTGCGCACCGCTTCCGGCCCAGATCCGCCAGGTTCGAGCCGGTGTAGTCGTTAAGAGACGTAAAGACGCCGGTTCCTCGCGTACTCCTCTCCATCCCGCTCGCCGGACCCGCACCATCTGGCAGTACTGGCACGTCCCGGCTTCGTCAGGGCCGCTCCCGCCCTCCCCGGCATCACCCGGATCAGGCTGCCCTCAGCTCCACCTCCCTGCTACGACAGGTCAGCGGTGAAGGTCTCTCACCTCCACACGAATCACAGCGCCTCACGGCGCAACTCGAAGACGAGCCAGGCTCCACGCGCCGCCGCGAGTCTTCCGCGCAGGGCCACACCTCCTTGACCCACCCGGCCACCACCTCTGTGACGGCCCAGGCGGAGCTGACCGATGGGCCCCGGGAGTGCATTGGAGCAGGCCGCCCGCGAAGCCTTGAGTTCGGCAGCCCAATCCCACGAAAGAGAATGTCATGAGCACGACATCCATTGCCCAAGTGGGCGACACCGTCCGCGTTTCATTCCCAAACCCACCTGCGCCCGGCTCCAGATCGTGCTGGGGCGCCGCGTTCTGGTCGCCGGGCCCCGATCCAGGCGGCCCCACGGTGAACTGACCGAAATCGCCCCAACCTGCGCCACGGTCAAGAACCGCGAAGGCGACCTCCCGACCTCCTAGTCTTCCGGATCAAAGACGTGGAAATCTCCTGCGCGCCGATTCCCTTCGAGGATCGCCGGACCCTCCTCCCCGAATGCCGCGTGGCCTGACCGGTTCGCTTCCGTCTGCTCCTTCGGGGGCGCCTCCACTGTGCGATCGAGCCCCCGACCGATGGGCCGCCTCCACCTTCCTCCAGCGGGGGACCGGTACCCCAGCGCACCCACCCCAAGGGTTCGGGCTGCTGCACCACCACCCCCACAACAGGCCTGGGCCCGACAACAGTGCCCGTGTAGCCCAAAGACGGGTACGACGACTGCTCCGGCACACATTCACCGCCGAAGGAGAAGCGATGCCGCGGCCCGCGCTGTTGCCGGATGTCAGAGACCTCGACATCGCGATCAGCAAGCTGCCGCAGGTAGGCGAACGTCCAACTGGAGCCGTGGCCCGAATCAGCGAGTTCCATTGCGAGCGGGGGCTGGGTGGTGACTGATCTAGATCGACGAAGTCGATCCGGAAGTAGATCTGCAGAGGCATCGCCATCCCCCCTCGCGCACGGGCGCGATTGCTTCGCGGGCCCTGCGGCAGGTCATGGTCGAGCCCGAGCGCCTCGCCGACGACCTTGCGGCCAACGCCGGAGGGCGCGGCGCGAACTACCCAGACCTTGGCGCTGCCTGGGGTACGACCCGCCAGGGCGCAGCAAGCGCTGGCCCCAACCGGTCAGCACCGAGCCTGTGAACCCATCCCGGCGCTGAATGCCACCACCGCGAACCGCAAGGTCGAGGAGGCACCCGAGGACCTCACATACGACACGAGCGAAGATGCCGCCGGCGTCTTCCTCGCCGCCAATGCCATTACGACGGACGGAGACACGACATGATGTTCGCGATCGGCGCGCTGCTCGGCTGCGCCGCAGCTCTGCTCGCCCTCGCCATAAGGAACAGCCTGACCCGCACGCCGCACTGAGGGTGGTGCGCGACCGCCTCGAACTGGTCCACCCCCCAGCACGACGCCCTGCTTTGCCGCGGCTACGTCCAAGACCGCCGCCGCGAACGGCTGCGCGACATCAGGCAGGGCCGCCCCGTCGAGGAGCAGAACCCGTGGGGCGAGGCGTACCCACTCGAAGAAGAGATCGCCCGGCGAACGAAAGCCGACGCCTGAGCACCGAGACCACCGCGGCCGCCGCCGACTTCGCCCAGGTGCTCGTCGAGCGGGCCGACGGATACCCGACCGACCCGGAGGGCACAGCGCCCGTGATCGCCACAGTCACCGACCCGGCGACAGGCGAGCAGCACCCGGTCCCCATCGAGCCCGGCCAGCTCGGAACAAGGACATGTGTGCAGGGTCCTCCAGGGCCCGTACCGTGCCGGCGCATCACGCCACGCCGACCCCGTCCGCAGCTTCCACGCGATCCCGTTCAGCACCCGCCGGTCGTCCAATCGCGGCCGTCCCGAGGACGACCGCGACAACAGCCCGGACAGCGCTTCCCACTTCACATCCGTCGGCTCATGACGATGCACCATGTTGACGTGATTGCCCGTCAGGAACGTTTGGGGCATGTCCTGAAGCGGGCCGAGTGAATGCCGAGCTTGGGGGCATTGCGACGGGGTCTGGTCGGGAGTGGCCGGTAGGTCAGCGAAGAACGCGAGTTTGATCGGCGAAGCCGATCCGGGACTCGGATTGACGAGGCATTCGATCAGCGCAGCTGATTCGGATGAAGCCTTGAAAGAGAAAAACGTCTGATCGGCGAAGCCGATCCGGATGGCGACATGACGGACAACTGAACATCTCGGCCCGAATCACTCAACTGCGCGCGGACGATGTCATCGGTCCGGGCGCAGTGCTGCATTCGAGGAGAACAGCTCATGCCGAGCGTGTAGCGAAACGGTCCGTTTGGCTTTGTGTTGAACCCGGCGCTTCCCGCGCCACATCCGTCGGCTCATGACGACGCACCATGTTGACGTGATTGCCCGTCAGAACCGTTTGGGGCATGTCCTGAAGCGGGCCGAGTGAATGCCGAGCTTGGGGGCATTGCGACGGGGTCTGGTCGGGAGTGGCCGGTAGGTCAGCGAAGAACGCGAGTTTGATCGGCGAAGCCGATCCGGGACTCGGATTGACGAGGCATTCGATCAGCGCAGCTGATTCGGATGAAGCCTTGAAAGAGAAAAACGTCTGATCGGCGAAGCCGATCCGGATGGCGACATGACGGACAACTGAACATCTCAGCCCGAATCACTCAACTGCGCGCGGACGACGTCGTCGATCCGGGCGCAGTGCTGCATTCGAGGAGAACAGCTCATGCCGAGCGTGTAGCAAAACGGCCCGTTTGGCTTTGTGTTGAACCCATCGGGGTTGGCCGTGACCAGGCCGGATCCCGCACTTGACCCCCTTTCCCTGAACACCCATGTGGTGGGCGGCGCTTTG
Protein-coding sequences here:
- a CDS encoding transposase, with the protein product MPQTFLTGNHVNMVHRHEPTDVKWEALSGLLSRSSSGRPRLDDRRVLNGIAWKLRTGSAWRDAPARYGPWRTLHTCPCSELAGLDGDRVLLACRRVGDCGDHGRCALRVGRVSVGPLDEHLGEVGGGRGGLGAQASAFVRRAISSSSGYASPHGFCSSTGRPCLMSRSRSRRRSWT